The following coding sequences lie in one Musa acuminata AAA Group cultivar baxijiao chromosome BXJ1-8, Cavendish_Baxijiao_AAA, whole genome shotgun sequence genomic window:
- the LOC135588587 gene encoding probable mediator of RNA polymerase II transcription subunit 26c isoform X3 → MIGGEELGVESGGATSRSEAMDAEELRRMLRGSGVDLWALLDTAVAVAAADHAEELRARRDGIVERLYAPPASLQKEEKGSSSPVMKTVHREEDEEDVEVNVEKRNVLAIKKSLEDADQRSEDSLVGLLQDLLDTDITFKALKETDIGRHVNVLRKHSSDQVRGLAKQVVRKWKDLVDGWVKSNSAGDSTASPAILTDGDSPHEHLGKNHQNGHQTPERGSSPHSQYDYSSSERNTLEMMEPKAKVNPPRKEALPTKPNGSATPSTSQKLLDPEKLASARRRLHENYREAQNAKKQRTIQVMDIHEIPKPKNSFVRKGGFQAKHW, encoded by the exons ATGATCGGAGGAGAGGAATTAGGGGTTGAATCTGGTGGCGCGACTTCCCGATCGGAGGCCATGGATGCGGAGGAGCTGCGGAGGATGTTGAGGGGCTCCGGCGTGGATCTGTGGGCCCTGTTGGACACCGCGGTTGCGGTCGCGGCGGCGGACCATGCCGAGGAACTCCGCGCGCGGCGGGACGGCATCGTGGAGCGGCTCTACGCTCCGCCGGCGTCgctacaaaaagaggagaaagggAGTAGCAGCCCGGTGATGAAGACGGTGCACAGGGAAGAGGATGAGGAGGACGTGGAGGTGAATGTGGAAAAGAGGAACGTACTCGCCATTAAGAAGTCCTTGGAAGACGCCGATCAG CGATCGGAGGATTCTCTGGTCGGCCTCTTACAAGACCTTCTTGATACGGACATCACCTTCAAAGCTCTCAAG GAAACGGACATAGGGAGGCACGTGAACGTCCTTCGGAAGCATTCTTCCGACCAAGTACGGGGATTGGCGAAGCAAGTCGTGAG GAAGTGGAAAGATCTCGTGGACGGGTGGGTGAAATCGAATTCTGCAGGTGATTCCACGGCATCTCCTGCAATCCTCA CGGATGGTGATTCGCCGCATGAACATCTCGGAAAGAACCACCAGAACGGCCACCAG ACTCCGGAACGTGGAAGCTCTCCGCATTCTCAGT ATGACTACTCGAGTTCAGAGAGGAACACCTTGGAAATGATGGAACCAAAGGCAAAGGTCAATCCACCGCGCAAAGAAGCTCTTCCGACCAAGCCCAACGGCTCCGCCACTCCCTCT ACGTCACAAAAACTGCTCGATCCCGAGAAGCTCGCTTCTGCCAGGAGACGACTTCACGAGAACTACCGAGAGGCACAGAACG CCAAAAAGCAACGGACGATTCAGGTGATGGATATCCACGAGATCCCAAAGCCGAAGAATTCCTTCGTGCGCAAAGGCGGCTTCCAGGCGAAGCACTGGTGA
- the LOC135588587 gene encoding probable mediator of RNA polymerase II transcription subunit 26c isoform X1, with translation MIGGEELGVESGGATSRSEAMDAEELRRMLRGSGVDLWALLDTAVAVAAADHAEELRARRDGIVERLYAPPASLQKEEKGSSSPVMKTVHREEDEEDVEVNVEKRNVLAIKKSLEDADQRSEDSLVGLLQDLLDTDITFKALKETDIGRHVNVLRKHSSDQVRGLAKQVVRKWKDLVDGWVKSNSAGDSTASPAILTDGDSPHEHLGKNHQNGHQTPERGSSPHSQYDYSSSERNTLEMMEPKAKVNPPRKEALPTKPNGSATPSVMCFTTFIRVSLHSTKVFHLLSSSCLLIADVTKTARSREARFCQETTSRELPRGTERQKATDDSGDGYPRDPKAEEFLRAQRRLPGEALVRKTTAAADR, from the exons ATGATCGGAGGAGAGGAATTAGGGGTTGAATCTGGTGGCGCGACTTCCCGATCGGAGGCCATGGATGCGGAGGAGCTGCGGAGGATGTTGAGGGGCTCCGGCGTGGATCTGTGGGCCCTGTTGGACACCGCGGTTGCGGTCGCGGCGGCGGACCATGCCGAGGAACTCCGCGCGCGGCGGGACGGCATCGTGGAGCGGCTCTACGCTCCGCCGGCGTCgctacaaaaagaggagaaagggAGTAGCAGCCCGGTGATGAAGACGGTGCACAGGGAAGAGGATGAGGAGGACGTGGAGGTGAATGTGGAAAAGAGGAACGTACTCGCCATTAAGAAGTCCTTGGAAGACGCCGATCAG CGATCGGAGGATTCTCTGGTCGGCCTCTTACAAGACCTTCTTGATACGGACATCACCTTCAAAGCTCTCAAG GAAACGGACATAGGGAGGCACGTGAACGTCCTTCGGAAGCATTCTTCCGACCAAGTACGGGGATTGGCGAAGCAAGTCGTGAG GAAGTGGAAAGATCTCGTGGACGGGTGGGTGAAATCGAATTCTGCAGGTGATTCCACGGCATCTCCTGCAATCCTCA CGGATGGTGATTCGCCGCATGAACATCTCGGAAAGAACCACCAGAACGGCCACCAG ACTCCGGAACGTGGAAGCTCTCCGCATTCTCAGT ATGACTACTCGAGTTCAGAGAGGAACACCTTGGAAATGATGGAACCAAAGGCAAAGGTCAATCCACCGCGCAAAGAAGCTCTTCCGACCAAGCCCAACGGCTCCGCCACTCCCTCTGTAATGTGCTTTACTACATTCATACGAGTCTCTCTGCATTCTACCAAAGTGTTTCATCTTCTTTCCTCCTCCTGTTTACTAATAGCAGACGTCACAAAAACTGCTCGATCCCGAGAAGCTCGCTTCTGCCAGGAGACGACTTCACGAGAACTACCGAGAGGCACAGAACG CCAAAAAGCAACGGACGATTCAGGTGATGGATATCCACGAGATCCCAAAGCCGAAGAATTCCTTCGTGCGCAAAGGCGGCTTCCAGGCGAAGCACTGGTGAGGAAGACTACCGCAGCAGCAGATCGATAA
- the LOC135588587 gene encoding probable mediator of RNA polymerase II transcription subunit 26c isoform X2: MIGGEELGVESGGATSRSEAMDAEELRRMLRGSGVDLWALLDTAVAVAAADHAEELRARRDGIVERLYAPPASLQKEEKGSSSPVMKTVHREEDEEDVEVNVEKRNVLAIKKSLEDADQRSEDSLVGLLQDLLDTDITFKALKETDIGRHVNVLRKHSSDQVRGLAKQVVRKWKDLVDGWVKSNSAADGDSPHEHLGKNHQNGHQTPERGSSPHSQYDYSSSERNTLEMMEPKAKVNPPRKEALPTKPNGSATPSVMCFTTFIRVSLHSTKVFHLLSSSCLLIADVTKTARSREARFCQETTSRELPRGTERQKATDDSGDGYPRDPKAEEFLRAQRRLPGEALVRKTTAAADR; this comes from the exons ATGATCGGAGGAGAGGAATTAGGGGTTGAATCTGGTGGCGCGACTTCCCGATCGGAGGCCATGGATGCGGAGGAGCTGCGGAGGATGTTGAGGGGCTCCGGCGTGGATCTGTGGGCCCTGTTGGACACCGCGGTTGCGGTCGCGGCGGCGGACCATGCCGAGGAACTCCGCGCGCGGCGGGACGGCATCGTGGAGCGGCTCTACGCTCCGCCGGCGTCgctacaaaaagaggagaaagggAGTAGCAGCCCGGTGATGAAGACGGTGCACAGGGAAGAGGATGAGGAGGACGTGGAGGTGAATGTGGAAAAGAGGAACGTACTCGCCATTAAGAAGTCCTTGGAAGACGCCGATCAG CGATCGGAGGATTCTCTGGTCGGCCTCTTACAAGACCTTCTTGATACGGACATCACCTTCAAAGCTCTCAAG GAAACGGACATAGGGAGGCACGTGAACGTCCTTCGGAAGCATTCTTCCGACCAAGTACGGGGATTGGCGAAGCAAGTCGTGAG GAAGTGGAAAGATCTCGTGGACGGGTGGGTGAAATCGAATTCTGCAG CGGATGGTGATTCGCCGCATGAACATCTCGGAAAGAACCACCAGAACGGCCACCAG ACTCCGGAACGTGGAAGCTCTCCGCATTCTCAGT ATGACTACTCGAGTTCAGAGAGGAACACCTTGGAAATGATGGAACCAAAGGCAAAGGTCAATCCACCGCGCAAAGAAGCTCTTCCGACCAAGCCCAACGGCTCCGCCACTCCCTCTGTAATGTGCTTTACTACATTCATACGAGTCTCTCTGCATTCTACCAAAGTGTTTCATCTTCTTTCCTCCTCCTGTTTACTAATAGCAGACGTCACAAAAACTGCTCGATCCCGAGAAGCTCGCTTCTGCCAGGAGACGACTTCACGAGAACTACCGAGAGGCACAGAACG CCAAAAAGCAACGGACGATTCAGGTGATGGATATCCACGAGATCCCAAAGCCGAAGAATTCCTTCGTGCGCAAAGGCGGCTTCCAGGCGAAGCACTGGTGAGGAAGACTACCGCAGCAGCAGATCGATAA